The genomic stretch CAAGATATTCGCCGAATTGATCCACCATCAAACCGGGCAGGCGATCACCTTCGGCATGAATCAACCGCCGTGCGTCCGATGACAACGCCAATTGCGTACGAAAATCAAAGGCCCGTTGAATACGCTGCTTAAAGAAATGTTTGTCTATCGTACGATTTTTCCGATCGAGCACCCGCACGACAATATGAGATAACGCGTTATAATAACCCACGGCAAGAAACTTATCCTCCGCATCGGCGATTTCGACGATAGCGCCATTGGGAATATCACCGCGATCTTTGAATTGCGTGGCGATATCATCGCGAAATATCCACGGGTACGCATTGCGAATTTTCTTTTCTTTGCCGGATTTTAGACGAATACGATGCATGAAGCAGTCCAAGAAATAGCTTACACAGATTTGCAACGCAATTTACATGAGGAAACGCAGAATATCAAAAGATTTAGAATAAAGAATAAGATTACTAATCAAACATTTCCTGTATAACATCATTAAATAACATTATTACATCGCCTACATATTTATGTAGGTTAATTTCAAATCATTATAAAACATATTGTTGAATAAACATTCAACAAATTTTGACGCTATAAATCCTCTTCAAGTGTGCGTTGGATCACATACCGGACAAAAAAATTAGTTTATCATCATTGGTTATGAAGCTTTTTTGTAAAAAAAACATTGCTCTGCCATCGTTTTATAATAGCTTTATGATAAATACTTTTCGCAGCTCATTTTCTAATAAACATACTTTACTTATTTAATAGGTTTTAAAATCATACATTTCATTAAACCAAAGGATTATTTCTATGCGTAAACTTATGACGATGATTGCCTTATTAGCGCTTTGTAGCGTACAGACTTACGCCAAAACATGGACCGTGGATCAGAGACCGGGCGCTAATTTTCAGACTATTGCCGCGGCCGTTGCTTCATCTTCCGTACTTGCCGGAGACACGATCCTTGTATCAGGTTCATCCATTGCGTATGCCGGATTTAGCTTTAACAAAAAACTCACGATCATCGGTCCCGGATATTTTTTAGGCGAAAACACCAACTTACAGGCCGATACCAATTCAGCAAAAATCAACACGCAGGTGACGATTCAAGGAGGCGCTCAGGGTTCCGTGCTGATGGGCTTACACTTTCTGACATCGCTATATGTGGATGCGGACAATGTGCAGATTTTACGTAATCGTTTTCAAATAACTTCTTTGTACGACTATGGTATCTACGTATACGCCCAAGACAGTGTAGTTATTCATCAAAATTTTATGACACAAACAGCTGCATGGTACCACTGTATTACCATAGCTAGTAATAACACACAATTGTCCATTAAAAATAACTTTATGGAATATACCGGAGGAAACGCATCGTATGGTGCTTTGAGCATCCAATCCGATGTAACTGGTGATGTATCGAATAATATCATATACGGAAACGTCAACATTAGTAACGGAGCCCTAATTTTCAACAACAATATTCTGCGTTCAGGGAAATTTACAAGCGTAGGCATTACCCCATACAATAATATAGCTGCAGACACCGCCTTCGCAAGCTGGACAGCTAACGGCAATCAAAGCAACATCAGCATGTCGAGTGTTTTCGTATCTTCCGGCACATCTGACACGAAGTGGCAAATCGCTACGGAAGGCCCGGCCGATAACAATGGCTTCGGAGGTGTTGATTGCGGTATGTATGACAATAGCGCCGGCAGAGCTTATATCCCGTCGGGTATTCCACCGATTCCGTCTATTTATCAATTTGATGCCTCGGATCTCAATAATGTCACCGTCAAAGTGAAATCACATAACTAATTCTATCTGCAAAAATGCGCATCGAATTAGTTCAACCTTCATTTGAACGGGAGTTAATATGAAATTTTTTACAGCCCTTATCGGGCTATGGCTCAGTGCCACATCTTTATTCGGGCAAAGCCCGCCGGATGTGCACTCTGTCGAGTACTTCATAGATACCGATCCCGGATTTGGCTTAGGCACTTCTGTAGCACCAAGTGCAGCTACTTCGGGTTCGGATAAAACATTTGTATTTACCGTATCTACAACCGGATTACCATCGGGGTTTCATACGCTGTATGTTCGTTCACGGGATAACAACGGGGGTTGGTCTCAAGCAACAGCAAAAGCCTTTTATGTTATGCCCGGCGAATCGGGTTCGTTTGCAGCTGCGGTGCAGCGCGTAGAGTATTTTATTGATACGGATCCCGGCTTTGGCAACGGAATAGCGATGGGATCCCCCTCGTCGGGAGATGCGACAGTGACCGGCATGATCGACATTTCTGCGCTCCCCGGCGGTTTTCATACATTGTACGTACGGGCACGCGACGGATTTCATAAGTGGTCCGTACTCAATAGCCGCGCTTTTTACAAATCGGTAGTATATACCCCCCCGACGGATCCGCAAGTCACATACATCGAATACTTCGTAGATAAGGATCCGGGGTATGGTAACGGAACATCCGTTCCGGGATTTACGGCTTCGTCGGATATCACACACAATTTTTTAGTGGATATCGGCGCACTTTCAGGCGGATTTCATACATTGTTTATTCGCACCAAAGATGCCAATGGTAATTGGTCTATCGCATCTACGAAAGCCTTTTATAAACCACACAACTATGTTGCTCCGTCTGATCCTCAGATCACGGCGATGGAATATTTCATCGACACCGATCCGGGTTTCGGCGCGGGTACGGCCTTGAGCTTTACCGCTTCATCGGATGTGACGGTCAACGGCGTGGTAGATATCACTTCCGTCAGCGGGGGTTTTCATACGCTCTATTTGCGCAGCAAGGATGCCAATGGAAACTGGTCTGTCACGCAGGCGCATGCTTTTTACAAAGCGCATACCGTCTCCAATACATCGTCTAACATCACAGCCATCGAGTATAATTTTTACAAATCCGGATCATCGACACCGGTACGGATATTTACGGCTTTTACTCCTTCAACGGATGTTCAGACAACGTTTCTGGCTGATCTATCAGGTCTTACCATCGACAGCACCTACGATATGCGCGTTACGGCGATTGACGCGACAGGACGTCGCAGCATTACGGCTACGGCATCCACCGTCATCATCGAACGCCCTAATCATGCGCCGGAAATTAAATCATCGGTTGCCGATGTGACCGTCAATGAAGACTTTGATAGCCTGATCGTCGCGTCGCTCGACACGGTGTTTCATGATTCGGATATGACCACCGTGGGCGATCATTTGCAATTCAACGTCTCGGTCAACGGCTCAGCCGTAACTTCTGTGTTGCGCGGTTCGCAGCTGGTAATTTTTTCTTCTCCGGATATATTCGGATCCGCCGAAGTGATCATCACGGCTACCGATGACAGCAGCGCATCGGTCAGCGACACGATACATGTTACCGTGAATTCCGTTAACGACCGGCCTGTGGCAACCTACGATGTCGCGCAATCCAATGCGGGATATACGGCGTATGTCCAACCGCTCAAAAACGATACGGATATTGACGGGGACGCCCTCGTCATCGCAGCGATCGTCGCGATGCCGCAACACGGAACAGCTACGGTAGTAAGCCCGGCGGATACGTTGATTTCCTATACGCCGACAGTAAGTTATAGCGGTATAGACTCGATCCAATATGCCGTAAGCGATGGGCTCGGAGGCCTTGATACAGCGATCATTTATCTTCAGGTCAACGGTTATATCAATTCAGCCCCTCAGCGAAACAACACCATTGCCGATGTTACCGCAGCGGAAGATTTCGGCGTTATCGCATTAGCACAACTCAATTCGGTATTCGGCGATAATGATATAGCGCTCAACAACGATAGTTTGCGGTATTCCGTTTCCGTACAACCGGCCATCGTTGCATTAAGTTTGCGGCACGATACGGTGGTTGTCAATTCGATCGCTAATCAATTCGGCATCGCGGAAGTTATCGTTACGGCGACCGATGACAGCGGCGCTACGGCCAGCGATACATTGACTGTTACCGTTAATTCCGTCAACGATGCACCGTTCACACAAAACGACGCGGTTTCAACGACGGGTATTCAAACGGTCGTAGCGCATCCTTTGAATAATGACACCGACGTCGAGAGCCAAACGCTTACGATCGCGGCCATCATAACGTCACCCCAGCATGGTTCGGCGACGATCCCGTCCGGTGATACGACGATCGCTTATACCGCAACCATCGGTTACAGCGGCAACGATTCGCTGACGTATTCGGTCAGCGATGGGAACGGCGGTTTGGATACAGCTAAGCTCGTCATTACGATACAAGCTCCGGCGCCGTTGAGTCTGAGTACATCGGTCCACCAAAATCCGGCTTTGGCACAATACGCCGACGTCTATGTCATCGCGGATACGGCGCTCATCGGGTTGCCCGACGTCAAAATGTTTTTGGGAAGCGATTCGACCGCGCTGACGATGACTGTATCTACATCGCGGGTATATCGCGGACAATTTGAATTTGCAAGCAGCGGCGCTTATACGATTCGTACACGCGCTACGGCCGCCACCGGCGCACAGGCTGTGAACTTCCGTTCCTTTACGGCGACTTTGGCCAAACCCGGCGTGACGACAAACGTCGCTTCGACCGACGCCCAGGCCCAGCTTTTGGTGAAATCGAAAGCCATTGTTTCGCCGACGTACATCACGGTTGCGACGGATGCATCTATGAACGGCACGGCGTACCAATTCGCACCCGCATTGACACTGCAGGAACCGTCGGAAATAACGATACGGTTTGAACCTTCGCAGTACGAAGATGCCGGTAAAATTTTTATCGAAAGCGAAACGGACGGTCGTATCGTACGTTTGCAAACCGGCGTCTATCCGGAGCAACGTATGGCCAAAGCCAAGATCACTTCGCTCGGTAAAGTGCGCATCGTGTATGATCCGTCGTTCACCGGTTCCAATACCGTTCCGACAAATTTTTCTCTGAAAGCCAATTATCCGAATCCGTTTAATCCGTCCACCACGATCGCTTACGATCTGGCGAAAGAAGGTCTGGTGACATTGACGGTGTACAACGTACTCGGACAAAAGGTCAAAACACTGGTGCATGGTCATGC from bacterium encodes the following:
- a CDS encoding tandem-95 repeat protein — protein: MKFFTALIGLWLSATSLFGQSPPDVHSVEYFIDTDPGFGLGTSVAPSAATSGSDKTFVFTVSTTGLPSGFHTLYVRSRDNNGGWSQATAKAFYVMPGESGSFAAAVQRVEYFIDTDPGFGNGIAMGSPSSGDATVTGMIDISALPGGFHTLYVRARDGFHKWSVLNSRAFYKSVVYTPPTDPQVTYIEYFVDKDPGYGNGTSVPGFTASSDITHNFLVDIGALSGGFHTLFIRTKDANGNWSIASTKAFYKPHNYVAPSDPQITAMEYFIDTDPGFGAGTALSFTASSDVTVNGVVDITSVSGGFHTLYLRSKDANGNWSVTQAHAFYKAHTVSNTSSNITAIEYNFYKSGSSTPVRIFTAFTPSTDVQTTFLADLSGLTIDSTYDMRVTAIDATGRRSITATASTVIIERPNHAPEIKSSVADVTVNEDFDSLIVASLDTVFHDSDMTTVGDHLQFNVSVNGSAVTSVLRGSQLVIFSSPDIFGSAEVIITATDDSSASVSDTIHVTVNSVNDRPVATYDVAQSNAGYTAYVQPLKNDTDIDGDALVIAAIVAMPQHGTATVVSPADTLISYTPTVSYSGIDSIQYAVSDGLGGLDTAIIYLQVNGYINSAPQRNNTIADVTAAEDFGVIALAQLNSVFGDNDIALNNDSLRYSVSVQPAIVALSLRHDTVVVNSIANQFGIAEVIVTATDDSGATASDTLTVTVNSVNDAPFTQNDAVSTTGIQTVVAHPLNNDTDVESQTLTIAAIITSPQHGSATIPSGDTTIAYTATIGYSGNDSLTYSVSDGNGGLDTAKLVITIQAPAPLSLSTSVHQNPALAQYADVYVIADTALIGLPDVKMFLGSDSTALTMTVSTSRVYRGQFEFASSGAYTIRTRATAATGAQAVNFRSFTATLAKPGVTTNVASTDAQAQLLVKSKAIVSPTYITVATDASMNGTAYQFAPALTLQEPSEITIRFEPSQYEDAGKIFIESETDGRIVRLQTGVYPEQRMAKAKITSLGKVRIVYDPSFTGSNTVPTNFSLKANYPNPFNPSTTIAYDLAKEGLVTLTVYNVLGQKVKTLVHGHAPAGSYKLLWDATDERGKRVSTGVYFYRLETPGFVQTRKMLLMK